From the Montipora capricornis isolate CH-2021 chromosome 2, ASM3666992v2, whole genome shotgun sequence genome, one window contains:
- the LOC138026928 gene encoding quinone oxidoreductase 1-like isoform X1, which translates to MLFRAVLEGVRLIGGVPLKARRVFFDRNMSMKALIVEEFGDSSKLQYADVAKPVPAEGEVLVKNQICGLNYLDVMIRQGLLPLAILGGKLPVTVGVEAAGTVEKLGDKVKTLAVGDRVAYTVIGSKAHAEFSTLPASRLVKIPDKISFEQAATAMIQGMTAHYLVHTTGRVQPGTKVLVHAAAGGTGTLLCQAAKNAGAYVIGTCSTKDKAKKAKEAGADEVILYKEKDFVDEVKRITEGKGVNVIYDGIGKSTFSKGFDCLAKQGIMVSFGVISGTPDPIPLSTLAKGSFSVSRPSLYDHIETDEDLKWRSSTVFDWILKDKVKFGDFTVLPLSDGKSAYELLESGKSTGKILMKP; encoded by the exons ATGTTGTTTCGTGCTGTCCTCGAGGGTGTGCGATTAATCGGAGGAGTGCCGTTAAAAGCTCGTCGAGTATTTTTTGACAGGAACATGTCTATGAAAGCTCTTATAGTGGAGGAGTTCGGCGACTCTTCGAAGCTGCAGTACGCCGATGTGGCTAAACCAGTTCCTGCGGAAGGCGAG GTTCTGGTCAAAAACCAAATATGTGGCTTAAACTATCTTGATGTCATGATAAGGCAGGGTCTTCTGCCCCTAGCTATCCTTGGAGGAAAGCTTCCTGTCACAGTGGGTGTTGAAGCTGCAGGCACAGTGGAAAAGCTTGGTGATAAGGTTAAGACTTTGGCTGTCGGAGATAGAGTGGCCTATACAGTTATTGGATCCA AAGCACATGCCGAGTTCTCCACGCTTCCTGCTTCAAGACTTGTGAAAATTCCAGACAAAATTAGTTTTGAACAAGCAGCCACTGCAATGATTCAAGGAATGACAGCTCATTATCTTGTGCACACAACTGGTAGAGTTCAGCCTGGGACCAAGGTGTTGGTGCATGCTGCTGCTGGAGGGACTGGTACTTTGTTATGCCAAGCAGCTAAAAATGCTG GAGCTTATGTGATTGGCACATGCAGCACCAAAGACAAAGCAAAAAAAGCCAAGGAAGCTGGGGCGGATGAGGTCATACTGTACAAGGAGAAAGATTTCGTGGACGAAGTCAAGAGGATAACAGAAGGAAAAGGGGTCAATGTGATATATGATGGTATTGGCAAGAGTACCTTTTCCAAAG GCTTTGATTGCCTAGCAAAACAAGGGATTATGGTATCCTTTGGTGTGATATCTGGAACACCTGATCCAATCCCGCTTAGCACCCTTGCGAAAGGTTCCTTTTCTGTAAGTCGGCCGTCTTTGTATGATCACATCGAAACGGATGAAGATTTGAAATGGCGTAGCTCTACGGTATTTGATTGGATCCTAAAGGACAAAGTCAAGTTTGGTGATTTTACAGTTTTGCCTCTCTCGGATGGAAAGTCGGCCTACGAGTTGCTAGAAAGTGGGAAATCCACTGGCAAAATCCTGATGAAGCCATGA
- the LOC138026928 gene encoding quinone oxidoreductase 1-like isoform X2: MSMKALIVEEFGDSSKLQYADVAKPVPAEGEVLVKNQICGLNYLDVMIRQGLLPLAILGGKLPVTVGVEAAGTVEKLGDKVKTLAVGDRVAYTVIGSKAHAEFSTLPASRLVKIPDKISFEQAATAMIQGMTAHYLVHTTGRVQPGTKVLVHAAAGGTGTLLCQAAKNAGAYVIGTCSTKDKAKKAKEAGADEVILYKEKDFVDEVKRITEGKGVNVIYDGIGKSTFSKGFDCLAKQGIMVSFGVISGTPDPIPLSTLAKGSFSVSRPSLYDHIETDEDLKWRSSTVFDWILKDKVKFGDFTVLPLSDGKSAYELLESGKSTGKILMKP; the protein is encoded by the exons ATGTCTATGAAAGCTCTTATAGTGGAGGAGTTCGGCGACTCTTCGAAGCTGCAGTACGCCGATGTGGCTAAACCAGTTCCTGCGGAAGGCGAG GTTCTGGTCAAAAACCAAATATGTGGCTTAAACTATCTTGATGTCATGATAAGGCAGGGTCTTCTGCCCCTAGCTATCCTTGGAGGAAAGCTTCCTGTCACAGTGGGTGTTGAAGCTGCAGGCACAGTGGAAAAGCTTGGTGATAAGGTTAAGACTTTGGCTGTCGGAGATAGAGTGGCCTATACAGTTATTGGATCCA AAGCACATGCCGAGTTCTCCACGCTTCCTGCTTCAAGACTTGTGAAAATTCCAGACAAAATTAGTTTTGAACAAGCAGCCACTGCAATGATTCAAGGAATGACAGCTCATTATCTTGTGCACACAACTGGTAGAGTTCAGCCTGGGACCAAGGTGTTGGTGCATGCTGCTGCTGGAGGGACTGGTACTTTGTTATGCCAAGCAGCTAAAAATGCTG GAGCTTATGTGATTGGCACATGCAGCACCAAAGACAAAGCAAAAAAAGCCAAGGAAGCTGGGGCGGATGAGGTCATACTGTACAAGGAGAAAGATTTCGTGGACGAAGTCAAGAGGATAACAGAAGGAAAAGGGGTCAATGTGATATATGATGGTATTGGCAAGAGTACCTTTTCCAAAG GCTTTGATTGCCTAGCAAAACAAGGGATTATGGTATCCTTTGGTGTGATATCTGGAACACCTGATCCAATCCCGCTTAGCACCCTTGCGAAAGGTTCCTTTTCTGTAAGTCGGCCGTCTTTGTATGATCACATCGAAACGGATGAAGATTTGAAATGGCGTAGCTCTACGGTATTTGATTGGATCCTAAAGGACAAAGTCAAGTTTGGTGATTTTACAGTTTTGCCTCTCTCGGATGGAAAGTCGGCCTACGAGTTGCTAGAAAGTGGGAAATCCACTGGCAAAATCCTGATGAAGCCATGA